From Halorussus lipolyticus:
CAACTCTGCTCCGACGATGACTCCCATACCAAGGGAGCCGGATTGAAGATTGGCGTCCATTGTCCTTCTCGAAAACACGAGGGTTACCAAGCCCCGTGCGCCTCCGTTGTTAGGAGACTCGCGCCAGCAGGACATCGATAGGCGACTCTCTCGTCGGATAGCTACGCCGAGAGACCTTCTCCTAAACGCTATCAGTTCGTTTTCATTCACGAGATTAAAATAGTCCGTCAGGACGCGAGGACAGTCCCCACACCTTTAGAGATTTTATCACAATAAGTGCAGAAACGTTAATTATTGTGGCGAGAATACATATGTCTTCTTTAGCCGTTTTACTACTATTATTACAATTAGAGGAGATGATTTCGTGTGGAGAGACTATTCCTTACCCTCTCTTGTTCTATCACTTGCTGTCGAGTTCGCAACTTGGTAGTCTACGAAATGAACCCGGACCGACGGGTTCTGGGCCGTCGCGGCGTCGATTCGATTTTGAAGCCGGGTCGCCAGATTCGGATACTCACGGCTCGAAGTCCGACTGATGGTGACGGTGACGGTTTCGGACTCGAACCGACTGCCGGTGAATCCGTACTGGGTGTTGGTCCCGACGTAGGTCAGATTCGCGTACTCCGAGTTGTCGAGGACCGAGCTGACCTCCTGATTGACGGTCTGCTGATACGTGACCTGCTGGTAGGTGGCGAATCCCGCCCATCCGACGACGAGGAGGACGGCGATTGCGAACACCGCGAGACTGGCGGCCTCTCGGCGGTCCTCGAACGCCCAGAGTTTCCGGTCGAACCCGTCGGGTCGGTAGCCCAGATACCAGAGCGTGACGAACGCCGAGACGTTGATGGAGACGACCGAGATGAGCAACAGGACCAGCGACCCGATTGCGATGACGGGGAACCCCCAAATCGTGGCGATGCCGGTGGTCGCGGCGGCCGGAATCAGCGCCGCGGCAATCATGACGCCGATGAGCGAGGTCGGTCCCTTGGTCGTCACGCCGAACGCCGAGGCGCTCCCCGCGGCCAGTCCGACCGCGACGGTGAGTAGACTCGGCGCGACGCGAGAGCTAATCTGGGCGAGTGCGGTAATCTGCAACTGCGGGACGAACGAGAACGATTTGAGCAGGTAGCCGAACGCGATAGAACTCACGACTGCGACCGCCAGACCGATGGCCTGCAACTGGATGCTGTCGTACAGCATCTCCCGGTCGCCCGTCACCGCACCGACGCTCGCGGTGAGGACCGGTCCGACCATCGGCGCGATGACCATCGACCCGACAACGACCGCGGCCGAATCCACCAGCAGTCCGGCGGTGGCGATGATGGCGCTGAGGAAAATCATCCAGACGAACGAGAACCGGTCGCGGGCCATGTCGCGGGTCTTCGACCGGAGTTCCTTCCGGGTCAGCGGGTCGAAGTCGTCGGCGTATCGGTTCTCCAGCGTCTCCATCGTCGGCGTCGAAGCCGTCTCGGCGTTGCCCATGACGGTGTAGTTTTCCTCCTCGACGCCCGCTTCCCGGAGCGCGTTCATCACGTCGCCCACGCCGTCGCTCGGAACCGGGAACTCTAACAGCACGTCGTCCTCGCTGTCTTCGAGGACCACGTACTCGATATCTCGCTCGACCAGCGCGCGGACGACCGGCCCGCGTCGCTCGTCGGCGACGAGGAGATGGACTAAGCGCACGTGTCATCCACGGTATTGCGATGGAAAAGGGTTCAGGCCCGGTTCGGGGCGCGAACGGGAGTGTTCTGCGAGTTCTACCCCGTCGCGTTGTACGTCACCTGAACCTGCGCGGTGACGGTGACGGGACCCGACTCGATGCTGGTCCCGGCCTGCCCCGCGGCGTCGGCAGTCAGCGCCTCGGCTCTGACGGGGCTGAAACTCACGTCGCCGGTCGAGGCGGTGTGGACGCCCACGACGGTCAGATTCGCGCTCTCGGCGATGACTTCGGCGTCGCCTCTGGCGTTCTCCATCGCGTCCCGGAGGGCGTCGGCCCGGACCTCGCGTCTGCGCTCGTCCGACAGCGTGAGTTCGACGTTATCGACTTGATTGGCTCCATTCGACACTGCCACGTCGATGATAGCTCCCGCCCGACTCGCGTTCGACAGCGTTATCTCGAAAGCGTGAACGCCCTGAAACCCGACGGGCCTTCGGTCGCCGTCCACCTCGCGGTACTCTTGATCGATGGCGTACCGAACCGTCCGAATCTGGTCGTCGGCGATGCCCGCGCTCCGGAGGGCCTCGCGCATCTGGCTGGCGTTCCGGGCGAGTTGCTCGCGGACCGCGTTGGCGTCGTCTCCGCGGGCGAGGACCGCGACCCGGAGGACTGCTTGGTCGGGTTCGGCCTCGGCCCGCCCGGACGCCGAGACGCTGATGGTCTTGCCGCCCCGGTCCGACTGCTCGCCGGGTTGTTCAGTCGCTGTACCTTGTGCTTTCGCGCTCGCGTCGGTGGCCGCTGGGAAACTGCCGGCGCAACCGGCCGTGACCAACAGGAGCGCAACCCCCACTACTGCGAGTAGTCCCCTCGACATCAAACACGGCTACGACGCTATCCGACAAAAAGTTCTGCATGACTGAAATCCCGGTTTGAGTTACTGGTCGCCGGGGCGGTCCGCGAGTCGATGCTCTCGTACTCGACGTACCTGACCTGCACGGTGACCGAGTGGTCGGCGTTCCGGCGGATGCGTCTGGTCACCCGGTCGGCGAGGTCCGGGTACTCCTCGCCGGGCGGGCGTCCGACGGTGACGACGACCGTCTGGGACTGGTCGAACGGGAGACCGCCTGCCTGCTCGAAGGTCATATCGAACAGTTTGGCGTTCTCGTAGGGGGTTCCCTGCTGGCCGACGAGTTCCGTAACTTGGTCGTGGGCCTCGTTCTGGAACTGGGCGTTCTGGATGGTGGTGAAGGTCACGCCGCCGAGGAACACCGAGAGGACAGCGATGGAGACCACGAGGACCGCGGCGCGCTTGAACAGCGCCGACCGAGTTTTGCTGAGGTGGAACCAGTTTTTCGGCCCGTAGTCGAGATACCAGAGGACGACCAGTCCCGCGAGGTTGATGGAGAGGATGTTGACCAACACGAGGACCAGCGAACTCACCGCCGCGATTGGCTGTTGCCACGCGATTGCGATGCCGACCGCCGCGGCGGGCGGGACGAGCGCCGCCGCAATCATGACGCCCACGATAGCGACCGAGACGCCCGAGGCGAGGCTCAACACCCCCGCCGCACCCGCCCCGAGTGCGACCGCCAGCGAGAGGAAGTCGGGGGTCAGTCTCCCGCTGACCTGCGAGATGGTCAGGATGTCGGTCCCCGGCGGCACGAGGAAGCCGTACCGTACCCCGATGGAGAACAGGGTGGCCGAGGCGATAGCCGCGAACCCGCCGATGAACTGGTATTTGACTCCTCTGCGGAACAGTTGGGCGTCGCCGAGGACGGTGCCGACGCTCGCCCCCATCGCCGGGCCGATGAGCGGCGCGATGACCATCGACCCGACCACGACCGCCGGGGAGTCCAGTAACATCCCGGCGGTGGCGACCACCGAACTGATGATGGTCATCGCCACGAAGGTCGGGAACTCGGGGGTCATCTCGCGGGCCTCGGTCCGTATCTCCTCGCGGGCGATGGTCTCTGTCTCGCCGTTCTCCTCGGCGAATCGCTTCTCTAGCTCCTCGTACTGGCGGGAGGTGTCGGTCTCCGCGTCGATGATGACCGCGTGTGGGTCCTCGCCGAGGCCGGCGTTCTCCAACTTGTCGAGAATCGGCTGGACCGCCGCGGTCGGCAAGGGAAAGTACGCGATAGCGGTGTACTCACGACCGCTGGTCTCGTCGGTCAGCATGTAATCGACGCCCTCCTCGTCGAGGACGTTCGAGACCAACTCCCGCTTTCCCGCCGGAATCGAAACCTGCACGAGCCGCATATGGATTGCAGAAGGCACGGAAGCGGTAAATAAGCCGCGGCATGGGGACGAACACGGCGGAGCGAACTCCTCGGGGGTCTGGGGCCGATTTCACAGAACCGCACCCGTTAAACCCCGTCGCGGGCTACTACGGGTATGTTCGAGAGTCGCCCGGACCGCGACGCCGAGGTCATCTTCGTCGGCCGGTCGAACGTCGGCAAGTCCACGCTGATGCGCGAGATTACGGGTCACACCTTCGACACCGGAGGGAAACCCGGCGTCACGCGCTCGCCCAACCACTACGACTGGACCAGCGAGGACTTCGTGCTGTCGGACCTGCCGGGGTTCGGCTTCATGTCCGGCGTGCCCGAGGAGCAACGCGAACAAATCAAGACCGACATCGTGCGCTACATCGAGGAGAACGCCGACAAGATTCTGGTCGGAGTACTCGTGGTGGACGGCAAGAGCGCGGTGGACATCATCGACCGCCACTCGGGCGAGGACGAGGTGCCCTACGACGTGGAGATGTTCTACTTCCTCCGGGACGTGGGCATTCCAACCGTCGTCGCGGTCAACAAGATGGACAAGGTGGACGACGAGGACGAGCGTCTGGACGAGTTGGCCGACCGGTTGGGCCTGCACCCGCCGTGGAAGCAGTGGCAGGACACGATTGCGCCGATTAGCGCCAAGCGCGGGAACATCGATGCGCTGAACGAGGCCGTGAAGGACCACCTGCATGAGGCCAAGCGGGACGACCTGTTCAAGTTCTTCTCCTAGGCGTCTGTTCTGTTTTCGGAATCGGGTTTGATTTTGAGAATTGAGACGGTCGTTCTAGGTCTCGACGCCTTGTCGGAGGCTACAGAAGTGACGAAGCGGCCGGGACGAAGTCGAGGTAGAAAGCTCACGACCGGTCGCTACACTTCGAGAGAAGTCGAAGAAGCGACGGAACAACCGCGATGAAGCCGAGGTAGAAAGCCCACGGCCGGTCGCGGTCGCTGTGCAGGATATTCGCGGCTCTCAGCACCGCCCGCCGCGAATAGGGCCTGCACAGACGACTGAAGTGAACGCGACCGGCCGTGCCCTTTCATCCGACCACCGCTCCGCACCGCAACCGCGGGCCACACCCTCCCCAACCGATTGCGTTGCTCGGTCTCCGCTTCGCTCCGACCTGCGCTACTCATCCCTCGCACGACGATGGCGCGGCACGAGGCCGCGCCAGCGCGCGCCGTTCATGGAATTAATATTATTTCCTAAAGACAACAAAAGTTATTTCTAAAACAATTATATCTATCTCCATTACTCCCCAAATTCTGGCCCCAAGCCCGAACACCCTCCCGCTCGTAGTCCCTACGATGGCTCAGACTCCGGCCTACGAGGTCGTCGTCGTCGGTGGCGGACCCGCGGGACGCACCACGGCGCTCTACGCGACCCGTCTCGGCCACCGGACCGCGCTGGTCAACCGCGAGGGCGGGCGCTACGAGTCGGTCTCGTTCGTTCACAACCTCATCGGCGTCTCCGAGGAGACCTCGGGACGCGACGTGACCGACCTCGCAATCGACCAGTTGGAGGAGTACGGCGCGGACTACTATCAGGACGACGTGCGCGCCGTCGAGGCGGTCGAGCGCGAGGCCGACGCCCCGGAGTTCGAGAACGAGAGCGAGGACACCCGGTTTCGCGTCGAGGGCGAGAACGTCGCCCTCCAGTCCGACCGCGTGGTGTTCGCCACCGGGTTCACCGACACGCCGCCGAACGTCCGGGGTCTCCGGCAGTTCACCGGCCGGGGCCTCCACTACTGTCTCCACTGCGACGCCTACACCCTCGGCGACGACCCCGTGTTCGTCCTCGGCCACGACGACCACGCCGGCCGGATGGCGATGATGCTCTTGAACTTCACCGACGAGGTGGACCTCCTGCTGAACGACGAGGACCCGGCGTGGAGCGACGACGTGGCCGAGCAGGTCGAATCCCATCCGGTCTCGGTCGTCCCGGACCGCGTGGACCATGCTTTCGCCGACGAGGACCCAGACCACGGCGGCGAGGCCGACGACTGGCTCGGCGGCTTGGAGTTCGCCGACGGCCACACCAGAGAGTACGGCGGCGGGTTCGCGGTCTATGGCAAGGAGTTCAACACCGAACTCGCCGCCGAACTGGGGTGCGACCTCCGTGACGACGGTGCCATCGCGGTGGACGACGACCGCGAGACCAGCGTCGATGGGGCCTACGCGGTCGGCGACGTGACTCACGGCCAGAACCAGACGCCCATCGCCATCGGCGACGGTGCCTACGCCGGGATTGCGCTCCACAAGGACCTCCGGACTTTCCCGGTCGCCCCCGACGAGTTGGACCGCCTCGCCGACCTCGGCGTGCCCGCGATGCCCGACAACCTCCGGGCGAGGATGTGGCGCGTCCAAGACGCCGACGACCACGCCGGCATGACGCCGCCCGACCGCGGATGACCCGGCCCTATCCGACGCGCGCAGTTCTGCGCGCGTCGGATAGGTCGCGTCAGCGACTGCGAGGCGCGAGAGCTTTCGAGGCAGTCGCGTTAGTTTCGGCTCTCTAGATACGACTCCTCACACCACTCGATTCACCATCTCCTCGCCACTCTCCACCCGCGAAACGTTCGTCCGAACCAACTCCGCGATGTGCCGGAAGTAATCGCGCTCGGCCGCGGCGCGATGAGGAGTCACGAGGACTTCCTCCATCTCCCAGAGCGGCGAGTCCTCGGGCAGGGGTTCTTCCTCGAACACGTCGAGACCAGCGCCCGCGAGTTCCCCCTCGCGGAGCGCCGTGACCAGTTCGTCCTCTACCACGACTGACCCGCGGGCAACGTTGACGAGATAGGCGTCGTCGCGCATGGCGGCGAACTCCTCGGCACCGACTAGCTCCTCGGTTTCGTCGGTCAGCGGAACCGCCAGCGCGACGAATCGAGCGTCGGCGACGGCCTCGTGGAGTTCGTCGGGCGTGTAGACTTCGCGGGTGTGAGGCGTCTTCTCGCCCGAGCGCCGGACGCCGACGACCTCCATCCCCAGCGCGTCGGCGCGCTCGGCGATGCCGCGACCGAGGGTGCCCAGACCGACGACACAGAGGCCCTCGCCGTCGAGGGTGAAGGGTTCGTCCCACGCGGGGTGGCTCCACTCGCGGTCCGATTGAGCGCGGACGTAGGTGTGGAGTCTCCGGGCGAACGACAGCATCAGGCCCACCGCGAACTCGCCGACGCTGGTGTCGTGGATGCCCGTGCTGTTGGTCAGCGCGACGCCGGCCTCCTCGAAGGCATCGAGCGGGAAGCGGTCGTAGCCCGCCTGAATCGAGTGAATCCAGTCGAGGCCGGCGTCCAGCGCGTCCTCGGAGTGAGCGAAGGTGACGAGCGCGTCGCAGTCGCCGAGTTCGTCGTCGCCGACCACCGGGACGGCAAGGCCGGTGTCGGACAGCGCGTCGCGGAGTCGCTCGGGCGGGAAGACGGCACTCACGGACTCGTGGATGCCGAGACGCTGAATACGCATGGGAATTTCTGCGGCGCGAGCGAGGTTGTATCTTCGGGTCGGGGAAAACGACCGACTCGGCGGAGTGACTTACACCCGTCCTTGAGAATCCTCTATCTTTTCCAAACGATTCTATATCTGTGTTTAAAGCAGATTACTCTGTCTCCTCGTCGGGGTTCGTCGCCGAATGGTGGCTCGGTGGAAATCCCTCGTCACAAGGGGCTCGGTGGGGGTAACTGCTCGTCATGGCCACCGAGTGCAGATAGAGCGGTCGGGGTGAAAAGCGTCACGCAGTGGGAATCCGGAGGAGAACCGACCGCGAGGTGACGAGGACTCACTCGACCCGAATACATTTAAACACTATCATTAGTGCAAACATTTAACATACACTCTAATAATATAAAGTACGCATGTCGGTTGCACTACCATCCAGCTCGGAAGTCGAATCGAACAAGGACGACTACGACGCCGAATTCGACGGCGACGCGACGGTCGCTCGACGCGACGGGAGCGACGACCCGGACTCGTCGGGCCTCTGTGTCGACCGGGAAACGTCCTGCATCTACACCTACTGAGTAAGCCGCCGTGTGCGGCCACGCCGTATATTTTGAATAATGGAGCTTACCGAGACCGAGCGTCGGACAATCGCTGGTCGGGCGCGAACGTTGCACGAACGACTCGAAGGACCGGCGAACGACTCCGGCGGGGAACCCCCAATCGACCCCGACCGAATCCTCGCCGAGTGGCGAGACCGATTTCCCTCTGAAGACGCGTTCCGAGAGCGACTCGACAGGGACGGGTTCACCGAGGAGGCCGTCCGCGAACAGTTGTCGGCGACCGAGTGGCCCGCCGAAGAACCGCTTCCGGCGTGGCTCGGAACCGTCGAGGACCTCCTCGACCACGTGGCGTCGGCCTCGCCCGAGACCGTCAGCGTCGATGTCGAGTCCGAGGAGATACCGTTTTCGGAGCTGTTGGCCGCGCTCGCAGAGTACGCTCGCGGACAGTTGCCCGACGCGGTGGTCCCCGTCGATACGGTGTCGCCGATGTGCGATTGGCTCGTGACCCAACTCAAGGCGGTGTGTCTCCGCCCGCTGTACGTCGAGTTCAAGAGCTTCGTGGAGGCCCACGACCCGGAACTGGTGGACGCCGACCCGGCCGAGTTCTCGGACCCGCCGACCGCACGGTACGAGGCGTTTCTCGACGCGATGTTCGAACTCGGTTTCAAGAACCTCTGTCTGGAGTATCCCGTTCTCGCGCGCCACGCGGCCCAGTTAATCGACCAGTGGGTCGAGGCGGTCGCGGAACTCTTTCGGCGGGTCCGGTCCGACAGCGAGACCCTACGCGAGCGGTTCGGCGTCGATGGCGAGGTAGTGGCGGTCGAACCGCTTGCCGACGACTCGCACGCCAGCGGTCGCGTCCCGGTTCGAGTCTCGTTCGAGTCCGGGGCCGTCGTCT
This genomic window contains:
- a CDS encoding TIGR00341 family protein, with protein sequence MRLVHLLVADERRGPVVRALVERDIEYVVLEDSEDDVLLEFPVPSDGVGDVMNALREAGVEEENYTVMGNAETASTPTMETLENRYADDFDPLTRKELRSKTRDMARDRFSFVWMIFLSAIIATAGLLVDSAAVVVGSMVIAPMVGPVLTASVGAVTGDREMLYDSIQLQAIGLAVAVVSSIAFGYLLKSFSFVPQLQITALAQISSRVAPSLLTVAVGLAAGSASAFGVTTKGPTSLIGVMIAAALIPAAATTGIATIWGFPVIAIGSLVLLLISVVSINVSAFVTLWYLGYRPDGFDRKLWAFEDRREAASLAVFAIAVLLVVGWAGFATYQQVTYQQTVNQEVSSVLDNSEYANLTYVGTNTQYGFTGSRFESETVTVTISRTSSREYPNLATRLQNRIDAATAQNPSVRVHFVDYQVANSTASDRTREGKE
- a CDS encoding SIMPL domain-containing protein, whose amino-acid sequence is MSRGLLAVVGVALLLVTAGCAGSFPAATDASAKAQGTATEQPGEQSDRGGKTISVSASGRAEAEPDQAVLRVAVLARGDDANAVREQLARNASQMREALRSAGIADDQIRTVRYAIDQEYREVDGDRRPVGFQGVHAFEITLSNASRAGAIIDVAVSNGANQVDNVELTLSDERRREVRADALRDAMENARGDAEVIAESANLTVVGVHTASTGDVSFSPVRAEALTADAAGQAGTSIESGPVTVTAQVQVTYNATG
- a CDS encoding TIGR00341 family protein is translated as MRLVQVSIPAGKRELVSNVLDEEGVDYMLTDETSGREYTAIAYFPLPTAAVQPILDKLENAGLGEDPHAVIIDAETDTSRQYEELEKRFAEENGETETIAREEIRTEAREMTPEFPTFVAMTIISSVVATAGMLLDSPAVVVGSMVIAPLIGPAMGASVGTVLGDAQLFRRGVKYQFIGGFAAIASATLFSIGVRYGFLVPPGTDILTISQVSGRLTPDFLSLAVALGAGAAGVLSLASGVSVAIVGVMIAAALVPPAAAVGIAIAWQQPIAAVSSLVLVLVNILSINLAGLVVLWYLDYGPKNWFHLSKTRSALFKRAAVLVVSIAVLSVFLGGVTFTTIQNAQFQNEAHDQVTELVGQQGTPYENAKLFDMTFEQAGGLPFDQSQTVVVTVGRPPGEEYPDLADRVTRRIRRNADHSVTVQVRYVEYESIDSRTAPATSNSNRDFSHAELFVG
- the engB gene encoding GTP-binding protein EngB — encoded protein: MFESRPDRDAEVIFVGRSNVGKSTLMREITGHTFDTGGKPGVTRSPNHYDWTSEDFVLSDLPGFGFMSGVPEEQREQIKTDIVRYIEENADKILVGVLVVDGKSAVDIIDRHSGEDEVPYDVEMFYFLRDVGIPTVVAVNKMDKVDDEDERLDELADRLGLHPPWKQWQDTIAPISAKRGNIDALNEAVKDHLHEAKRDDLFKFFS
- a CDS encoding NAD(P)/FAD-dependent oxidoreductase, yielding MAQTPAYEVVVVGGGPAGRTTALYATRLGHRTALVNREGGRYESVSFVHNLIGVSEETSGRDVTDLAIDQLEEYGADYYQDDVRAVEAVEREADAPEFENESEDTRFRVEGENVALQSDRVVFATGFTDTPPNVRGLRQFTGRGLHYCLHCDAYTLGDDPVFVLGHDDHAGRMAMMLLNFTDEVDLLLNDEDPAWSDDVAEQVESHPVSVVPDRVDHAFADEDPDHGGEADDWLGGLEFADGHTREYGGGFAVYGKEFNTELAAELGCDLRDDGAIAVDDDRETSVDGAYAVGDVTHGQNQTPIAIGDGAYAGIALHKDLRTFPVAPDELDRLADLGVPAMPDNLRARMWRVQDADDHAGMTPPDRG
- the ddh gene encoding D-2-hydroxyacid dehydrogenase, with translation MRIQRLGIHESVSAVFPPERLRDALSDTGLAVPVVGDDELGDCDALVTFAHSEDALDAGLDWIHSIQAGYDRFPLDAFEEAGVALTNSTGIHDTSVGEFAVGLMLSFARRLHTYVRAQSDREWSHPAWDEPFTLDGEGLCVVGLGTLGRGIAERADALGMEVVGVRRSGEKTPHTREVYTPDELHEAVADARFVALAVPLTDETEELVGAEEFAAMRDDAYLVNVARGSVVVEDELVTALREGELAGAGLDVFEEEPLPEDSPLWEMEEVLVTPHRAAAERDYFRHIAELVRTNVSRVESGEEMVNRVV